The Flavobacterium galactosidilyticum nucleotide sequence ATCGGGAATATTGAAAGATTTGGGTCCACATATCATAGATCAGGCGTTGTGTTTATTTGGTTTGCCACAATCCGTTTTTGCAGATATTCGCATAACTCGAGAACATTCCTTAGTGGATGATTATATTGATGTTTTACTGTATTATGCTACTTTTCGTGTCCGTTTAAAAGCGGGTTTTTTTGTCAGAGAAGCAAATCCGGCTTATATTATTCATGGAAAAAAAGGTTCCTTCGTAAAACATCGAGGCGATATTCAAGAAGATGAATTGAAATTAGGAAAAAAACCAAATCTAACTACTTGGGGAACTGAACCAATTGAAAAAGCAGGTTTATTGCACACGGAAATTAATGGTGAAATCGTAAAAAAAACGATTTCTACACTACAAGGGAATTATTATGACTTTTTTGAAGGTGTTTATAATTCGATTGTAAGTAATACTATAGAACCAGTAACAGCAAAAGACGGTATTCATGTAATGCAAATTATTGAAGCTGCGATTCAAAGTAGTGCCCAGAAAAAAGTTGTTGATTTGCTGCGTTCTCAACACGAATAAATTGGTGGAAATTTGCGCAATTTGGGTTGAGTTATCTTCATAGTTCTTTAATTTTTATAAACAATAACGTTGTATTTTTTTCAGGCTCTTTAGTTTTGATTCAATTGCCAATTGCTTGTTGTATTTTTGCAAAGTAAAATTTTAAAAGAAAAACGGTTTGATAGATTTAAACTTCTTAGGAAAGTCAAAAACAAAAGCAAAATTCAAAAAACAATATAGAGACATCAAGATTTCGTACTTAAACCGAATTCGTTGGGCAGTTTCTATGTTTTATTTTGGAATGGGTTTGTGTTTTGCGACCTGGGCAAGTAGAATTCCAGATATAAAAACAACTTTACAACTCAGCGAAGGAGATTTAGGAACAATCTTATTTGCGTTGCCACTAGGACAATTATTAATTATGCCGTTTTCAGGAAAATTAGTGAGTCGTTTTGGAAGCCACCGCATGTTAGTATTTTCGTTATTGTTTTACGTTTTTAGTATGACTAATCTGGGTTTGGCTACTAATGCTTGGCAATTATCAGCGGGATTATTTGTATTTGGAATTTTTGGGAACCTCTCTAATATTGCTGTAAATACTCAGGGCGTTTATACCGAAGTGCTTTTCAAAAAAACAATCATGTCCTCTTTTCACGGGATGTGGAGTTTTGCCGGATTCATGGGGGCTTTAGTAGGATTAGCAATGCTAGCCTTCGATTTAACACCGTACATTCACTTTCTCATCGTTGGTGGAGTTGTGTTTTTAATGATGGCTTTCAATTTTAAATTTTTAATAAAAGCCAAAGAAACTATCAAAGTCAAGAAGGCAAAAATGTTCTCAAAACCAGATAGCGCACTAATTTGGTTGGGAATAATAGGGTTTTGCAGCATGGCCAGCGAAGGGGTAATGTTTGACTGGAGTGGCGTTTATTTCAAAGATGTTATCAAAGCGCCAGGTCCATTAGTAATTTTAGGATACACTTCATTTATGATCATGATGGCTGGAGGTAGATTCCTTGGAGACGGTCTAATACGTAAATTTGGAAGAAAAAATGTGCTGAAGATCAGCGGAATAATGATTTCTACGGGGCTTTTTATAGCAGTATTTTTCCCGTTTATCATTCCTTCAACTCTTGCCTTTATGCTAGTTGGACTCGGAGTTTCAACGATTGTACCTACCGTTTATAGCCTTGCGGGGAAAAATCCAAATGTTTCTCCAAGTATAGCCTTGACTACAGTTTCGAGCGTCAGTTTTCTAGGTTTCTTAATGGGACCACCTATTATTGGTTACATAGCTGAATTATCCAACCTGCGATTTTCATTCGCATTCATCGGTATTTTTGGAGTTCTAATCGCATTTATGGTTTCTAAAATCGAAACAATAGAATAAAATTTTTGTTTTGGGAGCAGGAATTCTCTTTTTCAAAACACATTTTCTCCCGCTATTCGCTATATCCTTGTTGTCTTTTCTTCGTTCCTCGCAAGGACAACAAGGGATGTCACTATTATCGGGGCTCTACAGTCATTTTTTATTTTCTATAGATAACTTCATGAGAAGCTTACTTAAAATTAATTATTTTATTTACTGAAAATCAATATATTATAAATTATTTAACTACTTTTAATATTACAATTCTGTAAAGGAGTAGTTCGATTTTGTGCTGACTTATAAATACCACTTTTTTCAGCATGTAATTATTTAAAATATATACCACTTTTCCAAAATTCACTTTTTAATCATTTTAAAGTGCTTTTCCTTAGGGAAACGCTTTAATGTTTTTAGTTCAACCTATAAATAAATCTTTATGGGTTAAACTTTTTATTGGAAACAACTTAAAAAGGTTCTTTCCATTACTATTTTAATAAGTGTAACCCTCAGGATTATTTGAATATATGAAAAAATTTTACTTCACAATTTTCTTTATCGTTCAAACAGCAATTGTTACAGCACAAAACAACACCGGTTTTTTTGGTAAAATTATCGAACCCAAAACTCAAAAACCATTAGAATTTGTAGTTGTCAGTATTCAAAATACGACTTTGATGCAAATCACTAAAACTGATGGTCAATTTAGTTTTGATGATGTTCCTTCTGGAAATATATTGCTTCTTGTTCACAGTCAAGGATTCAAAGATGCTTTGTATCCTATAGATATTGAGCAAGGCCAAAGACTAGATTTAGGAACCATATCGCTGGAAGAGGACCAAACCTTAGAACAACAAAGTAGTATCATTACGCTTATAGAGAGCGATTTTAGTGATGAAAATAGCAGTTCCGAAAGTACTTCTGGACTATTACAATCCTCCAGAGATGCTTTTTTACAATCTGCCGCTTTCAATTGGGGACAAGCTCGTTTTAGAGTTCGAGGATTAGATAGCGAATATTCAACTATGATGATCAATGGTGTTTCTATGAATAAAATATATGACGGTAGGCCGCAATGGGGTGAATGGGGCGGATTGAATGACGCATTGCGCAATCAAGAATTTACGCTAGGAACTGCACCTTCTGATTATACTTTTGGAGGGATTTTGGGAACGCAACAAATCAATACACGAGCTTCTATTTACAGGCCCGGTTCCCGAATCACATTTTCAGGAACTAATACTAATTACAGTTGGCGCACCATGGCAACATATGCAAGTGGAATGAATGCTAATGGCTGGGCTTTTGTAGTTTCGGCAGGAAAACGCTGGGCACAAGAAGGTTATTTTGAAGGAACCAACTATGATGCAAATTCCTTTTTCATAAGTCTTGAAAAAAAATTGAGTCAGAATCAGTCGTTGAACTTAACTGGAATCTACACACCCAATTCAAGAGCTAAAAACTCTCCTAATACGGCAGAAGTTACTGAGTTGACTACTGTGAAATACAATTCTTATTGGGGTTTTCAAGACGGAAAAAAACGAAATGCTCGTATGAAAACTATCGAAATGCCTACAATTATGCTCAATCATTATTTTAAAATTAATGATAAAACGAACTTAAACTCAAGTGCGACTTATCAATTTGGGAAAATTACGAACAGCAATATCGATTATCAAAATGCGAATAGTCCTGATCCAACGTATTACAGAAAAATGTCTAGTTATTATAGTTCGTTATATGCAAAAGATAGCGGTGAATTCTCGGGAGCATTTATACCAGATTATGAAAATGCCGAGAAAAGTAAAATTTCGTTTTTAGCTAATTCTCAAATCGATTGGAATGCCATTTATAAGGCGAATCAAACTCCTGTTCTTGATTCGAATGGAATCATTTCGGGCTATGAGCCTAAAAAAAGCAAGTATGTTTTATATGAAGATCAAGTAGAAGATCAAACAGCTGCAATTAATACCAATTTGACTTCGCAACTGTCTGAAAATATATTTTTGAATGCAGGTGCATCGTTCAAAAAATTAAAATCACATTATTCTCAGCATTTACTAGACTTGCTGGGCGGTTTGTATTTTGATGATATTGATCCATTTTATAAAGGAAGACTATCTCAATCTGATCTTAATAATCCAGATCGACAAGTAGTTGTAGGCGATACTTATGGATACAACTACAATTATTTAGCTACTATAATAGAGGCATTTACCCAATTTAAATTCACGTACAATAAAGTTGATTTTTATCTAGGGCAACAGTTTTCGACTAGAGATTATCAGAGAGAGGGTTTGTACAGAAACGGAATTTATGAGAATAATTCTTTTGGAAAAAGTGAGAAAGTAACCTTTGAAAACTTTGGCTTCAAAGCTGGATTAAATTTAAAAATTTCGGGGAAACAGTTGGTTACCTTTAATGCGGCACATTTGACTAAAGCGCCATCATTGCGCAACACTTTTCCTAATTCTAGACTCAATAATTTAATAATAGATGGACTTGAAAGTGAAAACATCAATAGTATAGATCTTAGTTATGTCTATCGATCACCTAAACTGAAAGGCAGATTGACAACTTACTATTCGCTAATAAAAAATGTAACTCAAATTTCGTTTTTTTATGCGGAAGGAATTTTTGATGATGGAGCAGGATATTTGAATACAGATGCTTTTGTAAGCCAAACATTAACGAAGCTAAATAAGAAGAATATTGGAGCAGAATTAAGTTTGGAATACCAATTAAGTTCCACTTTCAAAACTACTTTTTCAGGAGCTTTTGGTGACTATACTTATGCTAGTAATCCACAAGTCTCCTTGACAAATGATGCCAAAGCCTCTGTAGAAAATACTAATCCAGTTTTTGATTTTGGAGCAGCTGCATTAAAGAATTATAAACAAGCGGGAATGCCGCAACGTGCTTATTCAGTGGGTTTAGAATATAGAGATCCTAGTTATTGGTGGATTAGTGCAAATATTAATTATCTCACTAATAATTATATTGATGTTTCAGCAATTTCCAGAACTAAAATATTCTATAAAAATCCAGCTTCTGGATTCAATTTTCCAGAAGCAACAGAGGAAAGAGCAGCTGAGTTGTTAAAACAAGAAAAGTTTGATCCTTTAATGCTTTTAAATCTCGTGGGTGGGAAATCGTGGCGAATTCACGGAAAGAACTTTGGTGTGTTTGCGAGTGTCAATAATGTACTCGATGTTACTTATAAAACGGGTGGTTACGAACAAGCTCGAAATGCCAATTTTAGAAAAATGAATCAAGATTTTTCCAGTGGTACACCCTCATTTGGGAATAAATATTTCTACGGATACGGAAGAACCTATTTTGTGAATCTATATATCAATTTATAAATTAAAAAATATGAAAGCAACATTTCACAAACCCTATTTATTTTTGCTGTTGTTATTTATAATCAATAGTTGTGTAACGGATAATATAAGTGCTCCAAAACTTATATGTACCCAAACGGATTTGGTCGTAAATAAGAGCGTGAGTGATGTTCGCGCTAATGCAAATGCTGTTATAGCACAATATAAATACGATGATATCATTGAAGCGTATGTAGTTTCGAGTGATGAAGCAGGTAATTTTTTCAAAACGATTTCTTTTCAAACTTTGGCAACAGCCACAACACCAGCAATAGGTTTTAGCGTTCCTGTAGATGCTACGAACTTGTATATTGATTATCGGCCAGGCAATAAAGTATATATAAAACTGAAAAACCAGTATACTGATATTTCGTTTGGAGGAATGCGTATTGGGAGTATTTTTGTAAATGCGTACAATGATGGTGGAGTGGGTCGACTTTCGCAAAATGAGTATAAAAATGTTTTGAATGCCTCTTGTACCAATGTAAAAGAAGAAGAACTTGTGAAGATGGTTTCAATGACCGATTTACTAAATGATTCTTATTTAAATACCTTGGTTGAATTATCCGATGTTCAGTTTGCAACAGCAGCGGTGGGTCGTCATTATTTTGAAGAATCGAATAATGTAGGTGGCGCTACTAATTGGGGTTTGATGGATAAATCAGGGAATCAAGTTTATTTTAGAACAAGTAGTTTTGCAAATTTTGCTACTAGCATAGTTCCTAATGGTAGTGGAAAAGTTAGAGGAATTTTAACAAAGTATGGAAATGATTATCAATTATTAGCACGCTCGGAGAAAGATGTAGTCATGACAGGAAATAGATCGGTTGCTTTTTTCTCACAAGATTTTGAAACCGTTGTGGATAAATCTAATTTGAGTCTTCCAGGTTGGGCTAATATTGTTCAAAATGGTTCTCTTTTTTGGAAAGGTGGTGTTTATTCTGGCAATGGTTTTGCTGAATTTAGTATTTCAGGAACAAAAGTAGTTTCAAATATAGCTTGGTTAATTTCGCCAAAAATAGATATGGATGTTTACACTAAAGAAATCTTGACTTTTAGAACTGCGCAACATCATTTGGACGTTGACTCGCCATTAAATTCACTTGAAGTCTATGTTTCCACAAATTTTGATGGATTGAATGTAACTAAAGCAACATGGATTCCATTAGTGACTAATTTGCCGAAGCAAGCTACACCTTGGCGTCAATTTATAGGAAGTGGCGCAGTAGATTTATCTTCGTATAAAGGCAAAATAAACATTGCTTTTAAATATACAGGATCTGGTAAGAACTTAGCGCTGGATGGTGCTTTTCAGGTTGATGACGTACAAGTTTTTGGTGAAAAGTAATTTTGCTATATTTGCGCAATCATAAAATTAAAAGTCATCATGAAATCTACATTATTAGCACTTGTTTCTTCACTCTTTGTTTCTTGCTTTCCAGATTTGAAGTCTGATATTGAAACGCAACCAGTTGATTATACAGTTCAAAATGAAAAGGAAATTGTGGATTATATTGCCAAAAATAATTTGAATGCTCAAAAAAGCGATACAGGTTTGTATTATGTAGTTACTGAGCCGGGTACTGGAAAACAGCCTACTGTAAACTCTTGTGTAACAGTAGCTTACAAAGGGTGTTTTACAAATGGTAAAATTTTTGATCAAAATGCTTCAGGTATTTCGGGGGATTTATATAAATTTATAAAAGGATGGACAGAAGGAATTCAATATTTTAAAGAAGGTGGAAGTGGAGTGCTTTTAGTACCAGCTCATCTTGGTTACGGTAATGGTGTTTCTGGAATACCAGGCGGTTCAGTCCTTGCGTTTGATGTTAAATTAATTGCTGTCAAATAATAAATTAAGTTTACGGTTAGTACTTAACGGAAACATTAAAGGACAAAGAGATTGCCATTATGTGCAGTCTCTTTGTCGTTTTAGCTATTTGTTAGTTGAAACTGTTTTATGAAAATTTGGTTCATTCATGTCCAAATTAAAAGTTAGTTTGCTGTTAGATAATCCTATTATTAAAAGCTTGTGATATTTTTATAAACCCATAACTACATAAGTCCCTTACAAATGATTAAATTTGTAGCTTATTCAAAAATATGTTAGAAAAAGAAGTACTAAATTTCGAAAAAACGGCTATAGTTGGTATTGTAACTCAAAATCAAAGCGAAGAGAAACTAAATGAGTATCTTGACGAATTAGAGTTTTTGACCTTTACTGCTGGAGGCCAAGTGGTAAAACGTTTTTCTCAAAAAATGGAACGCCCTAATCCTAAGACTTTTGTAGGTACTGGAAAAATTGAAGAGATTCATCTTTTTGTAAAAGAAAATGATATTTCTACTTTGATATTTGATGATGAATTATCGCCATCCCAGCAAAAAAATATATCTAAAATTATTACGGAATGTAAAATCCTGGATAGAACGCACCTGATCCTGGATATTTTTGCACAACGTGCTGAAACTTCCTATGCAAGAACCCAAGTAGAACTGGCGCAATGCATCTATATGTTGCCTCGATTATCCGGACTTTGGACACACTTAGAGCGTCAAAAAGGGGGAATTGGGATGCGTGGACCTGGGGAAACGGAGATTGAAACCGACAGACGTATTGTTCGTGACCGAATCGCTTTATTGAAAGATAAAATTAAGGCAATCGACAAACAAATGGGAACGCAACGGGGCAATCGTGGTTCTATGGTGCGTGTCGCTTTGGTTGGATACACCAATGTTGGGAAATCAACTTTGATGAACGCCGTTGGTAAAAGTGACGTTTTTGTAGAGAACAAACTTTTTGCCACCTTAGACACTACCGTTCGTAAAGTAGTCATCAAAAACCTGCCTTTCTTACTTTCTGATACTGTTGGATTCATTAGAAAGTTGCCTACTATGCTAGTAGATTCTTTCAAAAGTACGCTGGATGAAGTTCGCGAAGCCGATTTGTTATTGCACGTAGTTGATATTTCGCATCCGGAATTTGAAGATCATATCGCATCGGTAAACCAAACCTTGTTGGACATCAAAGCCAATGACAAACCGGTAATTATGGTTTTCAACAAAATCGATGCATACAAGCATTTGACCATTGACGAAGATGATTTGATGACCGAAAAAACTACCAGACATTACACGCTGGAAGAATGGAAATCGACTTGGATGAGTAGAGTAGGAGTACAAAATGCCTTGTTTATCTCGGCAACTAATAAAGAAAATTTCGAGGAATTCAGAGAACGCGTTTACGAAGCCGTACGGCACATTCACATTACCCGTTTTCCGTACAATAAGTTTTTATATCCAGATTATAAAGACGCTGTTGAGAAAGAAGATAAAGAAGCGGAAGAAGAAACCGAGTAATTTCCCAAAGCTATATTCCACACCAATCCCTTTTGAAATTTCAAGAGGGATTTTTTTTGGGCGTGCCCGAGCTTCCTCTGTGTTACAGCTTTGTCAGGCTGTACGCTGCAAACAAAGTTGACTGAACTCCTATAAAAATTACTGCTAGGTGAAGTAATCTCCCGAAGAAAAATCAGGAGGATTCTCGTTCCCGATCGCGCAGTAATCCCACAATAGTTGGGCAGTTTTGCAAACTGTGCCCAAAAAAGTGAGCAAACAATACAAATAACACAAAAAATATCATCTCTAAGAAAGCCATAAAACACGCCTTAGCCGATGTAAGGTTGATTTTTGAAGCAAACAACATATGGCGAATTTTCAACCTAATTGACCATAATATATTAAAACAGTGTCTAATAATACTGATTATGTATTTTGGGACCCTAAAAGCGATTTTTAAAGCTTTTTATGCATCGTTTTATTTTTATAACAACAAAGCGACTTTTGTAAAAAGAATTTCAAGTGCCTTTTACATCACATATATTGATTTAATGATTAACCATTTAGTTTTCGGTTATAGATTTTTAGACGTACTGGTTTTAGCGGAAAGCTGCGTGTAAAATCCTGTAAAAAGATTAAACTATTTAAGGTAATTTGTAAATTTTAAAAAATAACTGTTTATTGTCGTTTTATAAAATAATAATTGTTGGCAACGAAATTTAATATATTCATGTCCCAATAGTTGCAAGCAAGTGACTAGTTCTTTACGGAAATATTTTATCTTGTGGAAAGTTTTCGGTTCGCATTAATTGGAAAAGCAATTTAGTGTATGAACATTAGTCGACATAATTAAAAAAAGTCTAAATCACTAAAAAAATCTGCGTTACATGAATCTTGAAAATCATTATAAAAAACTGTATCACGAGTCGATAAATAAAATTTCTTCTGACAATTATCACATTGATACTTTAATTGATTCTAAAAACGATAGAAGGTTTGGATTAACACTTATAATAAGACCTTCAAATGAAATAAAAAAGAAGATTCAGAACTTTCTCAAGAATTTTAAAGAAATAGAGCCGAATCAATATTATTATCCAAATTCTGATATTCACATTACAGTAATGTCGATCATTTCTTGCTACAGTGATTTTGATATGTCAAAAATAGATGTTCAAAAATATATTGATTTGACTGAAAAATGTCTTTTAAAAGGAATAGACTTAAATATTACTTTTAAAGGAATCACAGCTTCACCTTCTGGAGTTATGGTACAAGGATTTATGAATAATAACGAGCTAAATGACATTAGAAATAGGTTGAGAAAAGAATTTAAAAATTCTAATGTAGAGCAAAGTTTAGACAAAAGGTATTTGATACAAACAGCGCATTCAACAATTATTCGATTTAGAAAAGAATTGAGTCAGAAAGAAAAATTTTTGGAACTTTTGGATAACAGTATTAATTATGATTTTGGAACTTTTAAAGTAAATAAATTTGAGCTTGTTTATAATGATTGGTATCAAAGAGAACAGTATGTAAAAAAAATACATGAATTTGTTGTGTGAAATAACGCGTGCTAAATGCTAAGATTTCTTTTCGCGCACAGTATGAAACATGAAATTTGCGTTGATCGGAACTTATTGAAAGTCAGGAGACACTATCGAATTATTGTAAAATTAATTGAGGAGTATTTAGAGGATTTAGTCTCCTCTTTTTTTTTAAAGTAGTTTTTCAGCTGGTTTTAATGTTTTTTTTGACAATTATAGCAAATTTTCAACCCGTACACAAACACTGCATCAATAAAGGAAAACTGCAATTTCAAAATTTAAAAAAAGGATCGTTAAATCCATCGGAATTAATCAATAGAAAGTGCACTAATTGTATATCCGGGAACATAATGGTCTGATTTTTGGTACAAACAGTAATAGTGTATAAACTAGATAAATTTAAACAATAATTAAACAAAAAAATGACAAAGAAATTTTTGACAATCGCAATGCTAACAGCCTTATTTTTGAATTCTTGTAAAGAAGCACCAAAGCAAGAAAACACAGAAACGCCAACTACTGAATCAGTTGAAAAAGCTGCTGATGACATTGTGGTTCTTTCGTCAACTGATAAAGACGGGAAGAAATTAGAAATGTCCTTTAACAATACCAAAGGAACTGCAACGCTCCATTTTATTGGAGAAACGATTGAATTGCTAGATCAAAAACCGGCATCAGGAATTTGGTATAAAAACGATAATTTCGAATTGACAGGAAAGGGAAACGACATAGATTTGAAAAAAGACGGAAAAGTAGTTTTTACACATAAAGACGATATTGTAAAAACAGTGCTAAAAAATAAGGAAGGACAAACGCTGGATATGACTTACAATAACACAACAAATAGTGTAAAAGTGTATTTAGATGGCGGTGAAGAGCTTGAGTTAGCCGGTCAAAAGCCAGCTTCTGGAATTTGGTACAAAAACGACCATTATGAATTACGAGGAAAAGGAGAAAACCTTGAATTAACCAAAGACGGGAAAACGGTATTTAAGAATTAAAACTTTAATGATTATAAAATAATAGGACTGTCCGCATTATGAGCTAATTATTTTTTTGCCACGAATTCACAAATTTTTTTAATTAAAATTTCTAAAGCTTTTGTTTTGGGAGGTTTTAACTAGCTCGATTAGTGAATTCGTGGCTATTTTTTAGTATTGGTACAAGTAAAGCGTAATCACGTAAAATAGTTACTAGTATTTTCTCCGAAATTGTAGTCCTGACAAAAATTATCTTATTTTGCGGGCAAATTGAAAAATATGATAAACCCACCTTTTATTACAGACGACACTATAGTTTTTGGATTATTAATGCTGTTGTTAGCTTTTGTTTTTTACACTTCAGCGATAAAGGATGGTTTTTGGAAAAAGTTCTATATCGTTTTTCCATCGTTGTTGATGTGTTATTTACTTCCTTCTATTTTTAGTTCGTTAAATATTATTTCACCAGAATGGAGCGAAGTGGCTGAAAACGGCGAAACTATTAATAAAAAATCATCTATTTATTTTATAGCCAGTAGGTATTTGCTCCCAGCAGCTTTGGTTTTAATGACGCTTAGTATCGATTTGAAAGCAATGTTCAAATTAGGTCCTAAAGCATTGATAATGTTTTTTACCGGAACAGTCGGTGTTATTATTGGGGCGCCAATAGCTGTTTTGATCATGTCAATTTTTTCTCCGGAAACAGTTGGTGGAGCTGGTTTTGATGCCGTTTGGCGTGGTCTTTCAACCATTGCGGGAAGTTGGATTGGTGGAGGTGCTAATCAAGCTGCTATGCTTGAAGTATTCAAATTCAATCAGGAAAAATACGGAGCCATGGTTTTAGTTGATATTGTAGTTGCTAATATTTGGATGGCTTTTCTATTATTTGGTATCGGAAAAAAAGAAAAAATAGACAAATGGTTAAAAGCTGATAATCGTTCTATTGAAGAACTAAAAGAGAAGGTTACAGCTTATGCTGATAATGTAACTAGAAACCCAAGTTTAACGGATTTGATGGTTATTTTAGGAGTTGCTTTTACAGCAGTGGGCCTTTCCCATTGGGGAAGTAATTCTATCTCCGACTTTTTAAAGGCTAATTTCGAGATTGTCAATGATCCCACTAGTTTTGCATCTACTTTTGGAGATCGATTCTTTTGGATGGTTACGATTGCAACCGTGTTAGGAATTCTATTCTCTTTCACTAAATTAAAGCAGTATGAAGGCGCAGGAGCTAGCAAGATAGGAAGTGTATTTATCTATATTTTGGTGGCTTCAATAGGAATGAAAATGGATTTAGGCTCGGTGATGAGTAATCCTGGATTATTAGTGGTAGGGTTAATTTGGATGGCAATACACGTACTACTTCTTGTTATTGTTGCAAAAATAATTAAAGCACCATTTTTCTTCTTAGCTGTTGGAAGTAAAGCAAATATTGGCGGAGCAGCTTCGGCACCAATTGTCGCTTCTGCTTTTCATCCTTCACTAGCTAGCGTAGGTGTTCTTTTGGCTGTTTTTGGCTATGTTATAGGAACTTATGGAGCTTTGATAGCTGCTTTTTTAATGGAAATTGCTGCTCCAAAATAGGTGATTCAATTCAATTCAAATTATGGAAAACTTAACTTTTAAATAGTAATGTTTGACTATAGCTTAAATCAAAAATCCCTTTTGAAATCATTATTCAAAAGGGATTTTTTGCATGAATATTGTTTTAAGCTAAAAACCGTAATTAACTCCTAAGCCAAAAACTTCTCTTGTTTGAAATGCTTTTATTGAGTTATCGTCATAAATAGTTTGGAAGGCTAAATTCGCAGATAAGTATTTGTTTATTTTCATGATTACATTCATTTGGTAATCAATATCAACGTTTTGCGGATTGTCTAAATAATCTGAATATAAATTCAATCTGTTTTCAACAGA carries:
- a CDS encoding 2'-5' RNA ligase family protein → MNLENHYKKLYHESINKISSDNYHIDTLIDSKNDRRFGLTLIIRPSNEIKKKIQNFLKNFKEIEPNQYYYPNSDIHITVMSIISCYSDFDMSKIDVQKYIDLTEKCLLKGIDLNITFKGITASPSGVMVQGFMNNNELNDIRNRLRKEFKNSNVEQSLDKRYLIQTAHSTIIRFRKELSQKEKFLELLDNSINYDFGTFKVNKFELVYNDWYQREQYVKKIHEFVV
- a CDS encoding MliC family protein, whose product is MTKKFLTIAMLTALFLNSCKEAPKQENTETPTTESVEKAADDIVVLSSTDKDGKKLEMSFNNTKGTATLHFIGETIELLDQKPASGIWYKNDNFELTGKGNDIDLKKDGKVVFTHKDDIVKTVLKNKEGQTLDMTYNNTTNSVKVYLDGGEELELAGQKPASGIWYKNDHYELRGKGENLELTKDGKTVFKN
- a CDS encoding DUF819 domain-containing protein; protein product: MINPPFITDDTIVFGLLMLLLAFVFYTSAIKDGFWKKFYIVFPSLLMCYLLPSIFSSLNIISPEWSEVAENGETINKKSSIYFIASRYLLPAALVLMTLSIDLKAMFKLGPKALIMFFTGTVGVIIGAPIAVLIMSIFSPETVGGAGFDAVWRGLSTIAGSWIGGGANQAAMLEVFKFNQEKYGAMVLVDIVVANIWMAFLLFGIGKKEKIDKWLKADNRSIEELKEKVTAYADNVTRNPSLTDLMVILGVAFTAVGLSHWGSNSISDFLKANFEIVNDPTSFASTFGDRFFWMVTIATVLGILFSFTKLKQYEGAGASKIGSVFIYILVASIGMKMDLGSVMSNPGLLVVGLIWMAIHVLLLVIVAKIIKAPFFFLAVGSKANIGGAASAPIVASAFHPSLASVGVLLAVFGYVIGTYGALIAAFLMEIAAPK